The genomic interval AATAATCTTTGCTGAGGTTCAATCTGCTCAAGCCTCTGCTGAAAGGGTTTTTTCCCTTTTAGATGAAAAACCTTCCATTACCGATAGAAGAGATGTAGTAGTAAAATATGGAGACTTATTTAATCCAATAAAGGAAAACTGGCCTGAAATTAAAGGTGAAATAGAGTTTCGAAATGTATCCTTTGCCTATGAAAACGGAAAAGAAGTTTTAAAGGATTTTAATCTAAAAGTTAAACCTGGAGAAACCATAGCCTTAGTCGGTGAGACAGGTTCAGGAAAGTCTACAATAGTAAATCTGTTATGTAGATTCTATGAATCTACCTCTGGAAAAATATTAATAGATGGAATTGATTATAAAGATATGCCTCAGGTTTGGATACACGAAAATCTAGGATATGTTCTCCAAACTCCCCATCTATTTAGTGGAACTATTAAGGAAAATATAAAATACGGAAACCTTAATGCCACAGAAGAGGATATAATAAGAGCCAGTAAGTTAGCTAATTGCCATGAGTTCATTATGGAAATGGAAAAAGGGTACGATAGTCCCGTGGGAGAAGGAGGAAGTCTGTTATCTACAGGTCAAAAACAGCTAATTTCATTTGCAAGAGCTCTAATTAGACAACCTAAAATACTAGTATTGGATGAAGCCACTTCCTCTATTGATACTGAAACTGAAAAGATGATACAGGATGCAATTGAAAAAATTCTTGAAGGCAAAACCAGCTTTATTATAGCCCATAGATTATCTACCATCCGAAACGCTAATAGAATTCTAGTAATCAAAGATGGAAAAATAATAGAAGAAGGAGATCACGAAACTTTAATAGATAGAAAGGGTTACTACTATAATCTATATGTAAATCAGTTTATAAAGGAAAAGAGTATGGAAATGTTAGGATAATATTAACAATTAATAAGTTGTTCCTAAATTAGTAGACAAAGTAATTTAATTAAATTACTTTGTCTACTTTAAAGGCATTATATCAAAATAAGATTCAATTAATTTCCTAGCATCTTTTATATTTTTATTTACTACTTTCTTTACTTTAGTAGGCTTTTGGGTTAGCATTACTATTTTATCTCCCAATTCCAAAGCTTCCTCTATATCATGTGTTACTAAAATACAAGTCTTATTCTCTATATCTCTTAACTGTTTAAAAAACTGCATTACAACGGATTTACTCTTTATATCAAGTGATTTAAAAGGTTCATCCATTATTAGTACATTGGAAGGGTAGGCAAAAGCTCTTAGTATGCTTACCTTCTGTCTCATTCCACCACTCAATTTTTTTGGATAATAGTATTTATATTCTTCTAGATTGACCAATTTTAAGTATTTATCTATTATATTTTCCATTTGCTTTCTATCCATATTTCCCCTTAACACAAATTCCAGATTTTCCTTTACATTTTTCCATTTAATAAGCCTATCCTCCTGAAAAACATAGGATATTCTTTCATCCTTAAATCCAATTATTTGGCCTGAATCCATTGGGATTATACCTGCTATTATATTTAATAATGTGGTCTTTCCACATCCAGAAGGCCCCAATATGCATGTAGTCTTATTTGATTCAAAGTCTATGCTTATATTATCTAATACTTTTAAATTCCCATAATATTTAGTTATCCCTTCCACCTTATATGCCATATTATCCCTTCCAATCGTTGATATGGAATAAATTATCTAGTCTATTTAATATGAATTCTAATAATTTGGAGATCAATAATATTATTATAATCCAAGCAAAAACTGCTGAAGTATTTAGATAGGTTTTCTCCAATTGGAGACTATTGCCTATTCCATAATTAGGTTGTGATAAGGCTTCCCCTGCAATTACCATTTTTAAATTAAGGCCTAAAGTGGATGAAAACACATTACTTAAACTGTAAAGTATGCTAGGAATATATATATACTTTATGATATAGATCCTATCTACTTTATAGAACCGTGCCATCTCAATTATATCCTTATCCACATTCTTAATGCTCTTTAATACGGTTTCATACAATATGGGAAATATCATAATAAATCCTACGAACAGAGGAACTACCTCATTATCCAACCATATGAGGGCCAATATGATTATGGCCATAGTTGGTACAGAACTTAAAAAATTGGTCACAGGAACCATTAAATGGTGAACCATCTTAAATACACTTGCCAAAACTCCAATAAATATGGCTAAGACAAGCGAAATAATGAAGCCAACCAAACTTCTAAACAAAGAATATTTTATTATACTAAAAAAGTAGCGCCCTTTAATTATATTTATTAAACTTGCTATAGTGCTTTTAACGGTAGGAAATATAACTTCATTATCCACAATTCTAGACAGTAATGTCCAAAAGATTATTATAATGCCTTTAGAAATAAGGGAGAATTTCCTACCTTTCAAAGAATAAATCTTCATCAGGAATTTTTCCTCCTATGAAATCGGGTGAAAAGTCCATAATGGCTTCAAAGTAAACATTGTACTCCTCCCTGCTGTCTTCAATTGAAAAAGAGCCTATATTCATCCTTTCTATACCCTTTATAATTGGTTCCTTTCCAACTCCTAACTCTAATTCCTCGGAAATATCTCCTAATTCCTCTGGATTCTCCTTAGCCCATTTAATGCTCTCTTCGTATAGTTTGATAAACTCATCAACAAATTCCTTATTGTTTTCAATTAGATCTGACTTCATTATTAAGCTAGCCTGAGGAAATCCACTCTTTGTTCCAGCTATATGGCTCCATTCCTCATTTAAATCTAATACTATCTTGGCATCCTCTTTCTTCATCAATATATTGGTTGCCAGGGGTTCAGAAAGAAGGGCCAAATTAAATTTTCCACTTAAGAAGGCAGGTCCTACTTCTGAAGCAGCATTTAAATAAGTGATTTTTACGTCCTCATCTGGTTGAATCCCATTTTGAGAAAGCACAAATCTGAGTACCAAATCAGGGGTAAGCCCTTTTCCAAAAGCACATACTTCCTTTCCTATTAAGTCTTCAAATCCTTCCACATCTTCAGTGCTGACTAAATACATACTTCCCCAAGTAGCAGTGCCCATCAATTTATAGGAAAGTCCTTTATTATAAGCTTGAGCAGCTAGGTTGGAAGGTACTATAGCAATATCTGCTTCCTCTTTTAATATCTTTGTAACTAGTAAATCTGGACTTTTCTGTATTTCAAAATCGATATTGATGTTCTCATCTATAACAGGATTGTCCTTCATTAGTTTAGCAACAGTTAAAGCTGGAATGCCATCTCTAAAACAGAACTCTATAGTAATAGGCTCTTGAGACTTTTGAGTTTCTTCCGACTTAGTAGCAGTTTCTTGCATTTGAACTTCTTGCGATTTACACCCGGACATAAAAGCAATTAGAAAGACTAACATTAATAATATTATTAAACATTTTTTCTTCATTTCTAATACCTCCCCATCATAATATAATATCGTAAAATGATTATTTTTCAAGAGACAAAGCCTCTAAATAAATATAATATCTTTTTAGTTCTTCTCTCTTTTTCAATAATTCATTTCACATGGGCAGCAAAATTTATCCATATTAATAAATATTTAAAATGGAAAATCATATATCCTAATTAAAAGACTCCATCCATTATATCAAATAAAGAGATGGAGTCTTTAATTCAACTAATTAGAATATTTGCCAATTTTCATTTGTTCGATCTCATAGTTTTTATAGATCCATGGGTAAAAATGAGTCCAACAATAAATCCCATTAAGACATCCGTTGGCCAATGGACACCTAAATAAATCCTACTAAGGCCTATTAAAGCAATAATTATAAAATTTAGAAGCCATATCATAGTTTTCAGGCCTCTATTATTAATTTTTCTAGTAATTAAATAGGTCATAGTAGAATAAAAGGTCATGGATACCATGGCATGCCCACTGGGAAAACTATAGCCCCCCTGCTCTATTAAGAAAAATTCTAAAGGTCTGGTTCTTATGAATATGTTTTTAAGAATCACATTTAATCCATAAGAACCAATAGTTGATAGGAATAACAAATAGATTTCCCTTTTTCTCTTTCCTTTCAGCATATATAAAAGTATCATTATACCCATGAGAATAAAGAAATATGCCGACCCTAGATAGGTTATTTTTTTCATAACTTTTATGCCTGAAGGAGTAACTTTGTCATGGATATATTCCATGATAAACTGATCGAATATTATGCCCTCTTTAGAGCCCCTAACCATTATCCCTATAATCAAAAATATAGCTATTAATACAGCATTTAACAATATTAAACTTCTTTCCATAATCCCTCCAATAAAGAAAGATAGCAAGAATCTGCTATCTCCTTTTTCTTGGTGGAGCCATGTGAATTGCTTTATCGTCTAAACCATGCACTGCTTCCATAAAAGCTTCACTTAAAGTTGGATGTGCGTGTATGGTTCTTGTAATGCTGTCTACATCCATACCATTGGCTATGGCTAAGGCTCCTTCATGTATTAAATCATTAGCATGAGGGCCTAGTATTGTCACTCCTAGGACTCTATTATCCCTTTTGGAAGCAAATACCTTTATAAATCCCTCGCCTTCACCTAAAGACAATGCTTTTCCATTGGCAGCAAAAAGGAATTTGCTTACTTTGTAGTCGATTCCCTTTTCCTTTAATTCTCCTTCAGTTGAACCAACATAGGCTACCTCGGGTAGCGTAAATACACAGTTAGGATATATATCTAAATTGATATCGGGAGTTAATCCCATTATCTTTTCCATCACATATACGCCTTGAGCTGAAGCCACATGGGCTAATTGAATACCTAAATCATTAACATCCCCTATGGCATAAATACCTTTAACTGTAGTTTCAAAGTTTTCATCTACTTTAATACCATTGTGGTCATATTCAACTCCTATATCGTTTAAATTTAGTCCTTCAACCACAGGGCCTCTACCAGAAGCAATAAGAACTTTATCTCCTATCACTTCAATTTCTTCATCCTTATTCTTATATCGAGCAATAACCTTTAATTTATCCCCTTCTTTTACAATTTCCTTAGCTCTTATATCCACATAGGTTTCCATACCCTGTTTTTTGAAGAACATAGGTAATCTTCTAGTTAGTTCCATATCTACATTCTTCAATATCCTAGAAGCAAGAAGTATTACCTTAGAGCCTAGCTCTTGATATATGCTTGCAAACTCCAATCCTATTACCCCGCCACCTATGACAATTAGTGTTTCGGGTATCTCTTCCATTTCTAAAAGATCATCGCTGGTAATAACTCCTTCTAGGTCTACGCCTTTTGTTTCCGTCATAGTTGGCTTGGAACCAGTTGCAATAACTATATTGTCCACCGTTATTTCACGGGTATTTCCATCCTTTAAATTTACTATTATAGTTTTCTCATTTTTAATTTGTGCCTTTCCAGGAATGAATTCTATATTTTTATAAGAGGATATTAGCTGTTCAATACCTTTAACTAGCTGATTTACTACCTGTCTTTTTCTTTCCTGAAGCGCTTTTCCATCTAATCTATAGTTTTCTACGGTAATCCCAAACTCTTCTGCTCTTCTTAAATCGCGCATTATTTCTGCATTTCTAAAGTAAGTTTTAGTGGGGATACAGCCTCGGTTGAGGCATGTTCCCCCTATTTCTCTTTCCTCAATTAAATATATATTTGCGCCTAGCTGAGCTCCTCTTATTGCTGCTACATAACCTCCTGGACCTGCACCAATTACTGCGATATTTTTAGTCAATTAATGACACCTACCCTTCATATTTTAGTACAGGATTTCTAGCTGCTTGAGTTTCATTCACCCTTCTCACCGGAGTATTATGTGGAGCTTCTTTTAATATTTCTGGATTTTCTTTAGCTTCTTCTGCTATTTTAATCAATATGTCCGCAAACTCATCTAGAGTTTCCTTGCTTTCAGTTTCAGTTGGTTCCACCATAAGCGCTTCCCTAACTATTAGTGGGAAATAAACTGTTGGTGGGTGATATCCATAATCTAATAATCTCTTAGCCACGTCTAATGTTGTAACTTCAGATAGGTCTCCCTTTAATCCAGCCATTACAAATTCGTGTTTATAAATTGTATCTTCTGGTAAATTATAATGGTCTTTTAATTTCTTAGCCAAATAGTTAGCATTAAGAACTGCCATTTCACTTACTCTCTTCAATCCGTCTCTACCCATAGTTAATATATAGGTATAGGCTCTTACCAAAATGCTAAAGTGACCATAGAAATCCTTCATTCTTCCAACGGAATGCGGTACATCATAGTTTAGATAGTATCTATCTCCATCCTTTTCTACAGTAGGAGTTGGCAGATAGTCTAGCAATATGCTCTTAACGCCAACAGGTCCACTTCCTGGTCCTCCTCCACCATGTGGAGTTGAGAAGGTCTTATGAAGATTAAAGTGAACTACATCGAATCCCATGTCTCCTGGTCTTACTTGACCAAGTATAGCATTGGCATTAGCCCCATCATAGTATACTAATCCACCTGCTTCATGGACTAATCTTGCTATCTCACAAATCTCCCTTTCGAATAATCCAAGGGTATTTGGATTGGTAAGCATCAAACCTGCAACTTCATCACTTAAAGCTGCCTTCAAGCTTTCTATGTCCACAAGGCCTTCTTCAGTGGATTTTATTTCAATAGTATCGAATCCAGCCATTACGGCTGACGCTGGGTTTGTACCATGGGCAGAGTCTGGAACGATTATTTTAGTTCTCTTAGTATCGCCTCTATGCTCATGGTATGCTTTTATTAACATTAAACCAGTAAGCTCACCATGGGCTCCTGCTGCTGGTTGTAATGTCATCTTATCCATTCCCGATATTTCACAAAGGGCTTTATCTAATTCATACATCAATTTTAAAGCACCTTGTACAGTTTCCTCTGGTTGAAGGGGATGGATGTTTTTAAATCCGTCTAAATTTGCCATATCCTCATTTATCTTCGGATTGTATTTCATAGTACAAGATCCTAGCGGATAGAATCCCGTATCTACACCGAAGTTTTTATTCGATAGGTTTGTATAATGTCTTATTATATCGACTTCACTTACTTCTGGAAGGTTTAACTCCTTAGTATTTAGGAATTCACCAGGAATAAGTTCTTCTAAAGCCATATTATCCACATCATTTTCTGGCAACTTATAGGCCTTTCTTCCCGGTTTGGATAGTTCGAATATCAATTTATCATACATTGTCCTTCTCATTTTATCCCCTCCAATACCGCACTTAATTTATCGATTTCCTCTTTTGTCCTTTTCTCCGTAACTGCAAAGAGTACTCCATTTTTGTATTGGGGATAGTCCTTTTCTAATGAGTAACCACCTAATATGTTTTCCTTTAAAAGTCCCTTTCTAATATCATCAGCAGGTACATCGCTTGTCACTGCAAATTCTTTAAAGAAAGGTCTATCAAATAGAGGTTTATACTTCCCAGACTTGGTTATCTGTTTCATGGCATAATGAGCCTTTTGAGTTGCCAAAGTAGCCACTTCTCTTAAGCCTTCCTTACCTAAGGTGACTAGATATACTGCAGCAGCTAATGTATTTAAACCTTGATTGGAACAAATATTAGAAGTAGCCTTTTCCCTTCTTATATGTTGTTCTCTTGCTTGTAATGTAAGTACAAAAGCTCTATTCCCCTCTTCATCTACGGTTTGACCTACTATTCTTCCAGGTAGTTTTCTCATATGAGCTTTATTTACTGCTATAAATCCAAGATAGGGACCGCCAAATTGTAAAGGAATACCCAATGGTTGCCCTTCTCCTACTACTATATCTGCTCCTAATTCACCTGGAGCTTTCAATATCCCTAAAGATATTGGATCTACGCTGGTAATAAATAGAGCTTTCTTTTGACTATGAACCACTTCTCCAATAGCCTCTAAATCCTCTATTATTCCAAAGTAGTTAGGGCTTTGAACTACAACTGCTGCTGTTTTATCTGATAAAGAATTTTTTAATAAGTCTACATTGGTTACTCCCATATCATCGTCAATCTCAATGACCTCTATATTTTGAACATGAGCATAGGTTCTTAAAACTTCTCTAGTTTGAGGATTGACAGTTTTTGAAATAATTATTTGATTTCTCCTAGTTATATTAACTGCCATATAAGCTGCTTCAGCAACTGCAGTTCCTCCATCATATAAAGATGCATTAGCTACATCCATTCCCGTTAAATTTGCTATAAGAGTTTGGTATTCAAATATATTTTGTAAAGTACCTTGGCTTATTTCAGCTTGATATGGAGTATAGGATGTATAAAACTCACTTCTCGATATTATATGTCCAACTATTGAAGGGATGTAATGGTCGTAAGCTCCAGCTCCTAGGAAACATGTTAATTGTGTAGTTGAAATGTTTTCATTGGATAAGCCTATTATATTTCTGCGTACTTCCAATTCTGACTTAGATGGTGGTAAATTTAATTCTCTGTTTAGTCTAACATTTTGTGGTATGTCGCTGAACAAATGATCCACTGAATCTACCCCAATGTACTCCAACATCCTCTTCTCATCGTCCTTGGTATTTGGGATGTAAGGATACATTCAATTATACCTCCTCATCTACGAACTTTTCGTACTCTTCACTTGTCATCAATTCATCAATTTGTGATTTATCGGCTAGTTCGATTTTTACAATCCATGCTTCATATGGATCTTGATTTATTAATGCTGGATCATCTAGTAATTCTTCATTTACATCTGCTATTCTACCATCTACAGGCATATAAACATCAGCTGCAGCCTTTACTGATTCTACAGCAGCAAAAGCCTCTTCCTTAGCAAATTCATCGTCAACTTCAGGTAGCTCTACATAAACAATATCCCCTAATTGGTCTTGGGCAAAATCTGATAACCCTATATATGCTTCTTCTCCCTCAACTTTTAACCACTCATGATCCTTAGTATAATATAAGCCTTCTAAAATTCTCATATGTTTAACCCTCCTTAAAATTATTAATTATTTAATTACTAATTATTTATTATTTGTCTTTTATTCTTAATTATTTATTTTTTAAAAATTTTCTACTAATTACTTTAGCCTTAACAGGTTTATTTCTAATCATTATTTCGAATTCATTGCCAATTTCAGTTTCATTGATATCTACCAAAGCATTTCCTATGCTCTTCTTAAGAGTTGGTGACATATATCCTGTAGTTACATGACCAATTTTTTTGCCATCTTTATATATTTCATAGCCCTCTCTTGGAATTCCCCTTCCCAACAACTCAAAACCTACAACTTTTCTCTTTAAGCCTTCTTCCCACTGTTTATTCAATGCTTCTTTCCCAATGAAATCTTCTTCTTTATCCAATTTAACGAAGAACTTCAATCCGCCTTCTAATGGATTAATATCCTTAGATATTTCGTTTCCGTATAGGGGCATTGCAGCTTCAAATCTAAGGGTATCCCTACATCCTAAACCACATGGCTTAATTCCTTCTTCTTGACCCTTCTCCAATAAAGCATTCCAAATCTTTGCGATTTCATCAACTGGTGCATATACTTCAAATCCATCTTCTCCTGTGTAACCAGTTCTTGAAACTATACATTCTATGCCCATTATATCGACTTTAGGTTCAAAATAGAAAGGTTTAATATTGGATAAGTCAGTATCGGTAAGCTTTTGTAAAACCTTTTCAGAGTTGGGGCCTTGTATAGCAATTTCTCCATATTGATCTGATTTGTTTTCAATAATGATATTAAAATCTTTTTTATTGTCAATCATCCACTTGAAATCTTTTTCAGTATTAGCAGCGTTAACTACTAAAAGATATTCTTCTTCATCAAACTTATAAACTAAAAAGTCATCTACTACTCCCCCATCAGGATAGCAGAATAAAGCATAGATGGTTTGATTTTTTTCTGCTTTTGAAATATCGTTTGTGCATAAGTACTGTAAATAAGCTAGTGCATCTTTTCCTTTAACAAAGATTTGTCCCATATGAGATACATCAAATATTCCTACTGCATTTCTTACAGCTTCATGTTCTGGAATTAATCCTTCGAATTGTACTGGAAGGAACCATCCTGCGTACTCAACAATTTTTCCCCCAAGCTTTACATGTTCATCGTAAAGGGGAGTTTTCTTTGCTACCATTTAACCACTCCTTCCTTAATTTTACACTTAAATGGGTACATCCTATATGTTACCCTAAATTCCTTTTTTGTATCAGAAGTCGCTTATGTAAAAAAAGGAATTCAAAAAATATCATCGTCTTTATTATACAAAAGAAAAATAAGGAATGCAATACGGTGAATCAACAAAGGAGAGAAATATGTTATTTTTTTGACAAAATTTTTTTATACTGGAACCAACTTTTCCTGTTATCCACCTTACCCACATTATCCACAGTATCAAGTGGATAACTTATGTAAACTTAATCTATTACCTAATTGCCCAGATATATAATTAGGTGTTTACATAATTAGCTAATTGTCCACATTATTTACATTTATCCACAATACTTATCCACATTAAAAGCTATATTCTCCTATCCCGTGATTAAAATACTTCATTATTCCTCTATAAATGGCGAAAGCTATTTTTTCTTGATATTCTTCTGTATTAAGTAACTTCTCCTCCTTATGGTTTGATAGAAATCCGCATTCGACTAGGACGGAAGGTATATCCATCTCATTTAACAAAAATATATCGTCTCTTTCTTGTGGTACTCTCCTGTTATCTTTATCCAACGTGTCTCTCAATTCATCTTGGATAAAATTTGCAAGTATTGCACTAGTTTCATCGCCTTTTTTATAAAAAACCTGAGCTCCATAGTATCTGGGATCTTTAAAAGCATTTAAGTGGATGGATACTAATAAGTGACAATTTCCTTTTTCTATTATTTCTTTCCTCCTATGTAAATCTTCAGTTTTCATCTCTTTAATATTTTTGGATTTATCTGTATACAATCCATCTTTAGTTTTTCTAGTGATTATAACCTTCCCTCCATTTTCCTCTATATATTTTTTTAATTTTAATCCAATTTTCAGATTTATTTCATCTTCTCTTATGCCACTTACACCTATAGCTCCAGGATCTACTCCTCCATGACCTGGGTCTATTCCTATTATCATGTTCTTCATTGAATTATTGTATACAGCCTTCGTCTGATTTTTCCGAAGGATTATTAATATCGGTATTAATAAAATAAGAAATAGTATAATCTTTAAATGACTTTTCTTTATATAAAATACCAATATTATCCCTCCTTTATATTGAAATATATTGTTTTAGTTTTTAGCTTATTCCTAATACTTAGCAAAATAAAAACGCCAGATTTTATTTTCAACCTGGCGCTTATATTCTTATAGATATCTATTATCCTTTTCCTTCAATTTAGACAACCTCCTATTGAATTTTAAGTAATGAACATGAGTAATTTTGGGAAACGAACTCCCATAGCTTAAACTATTTTTATTATATCAAACCTTCCTCCATGAACAAAAACATCTACCTCTTTATCTAATTGAAGTTTGAAAAAATTATCAATTCGTTCATATGAATTGATATATACTTTCTGTCCTTTTTAGACAAATTTTCTTTAAAATAAAAATTAATATATTGTAGATTTTTAGGTTGAATATAGACACCTTTCATTATTATTTAGTTTAAAACATCACCCTGACAATTACTCGTACAAGTACACGCATCTATTGATAGGTTTATATAGTCCTAACATAAGCTTAATCAATGTTGATTTGCCAGATCCATTTGGACCCAAAATAACATAGCTCTTGTTTAAACTAAATGTACATGTAAAGCCCCTGATGATATAGTCATCATTATTTGGATATTTGAACCAGATATCATCAAAATATATTTTATAGCTTCCATATATAACTGAATTTTTCAGATACTGTCTTTCAGTTTTATTGAAGCATATATCTTTATAAGCCCTATGGTCAGAAATAATATCTACATATTCTGATTTCTTATTTAGTTCATCACTAATAATAGTATTAAAAGTAAGAGTAAAACTAAATAAGACTAAAAGCATTCCTAAAGTAATATTATTATTGTAATACATAAGTATCCATATGCATAAACAAGTAAAATTCATTATAATTGATACTAGCTCAAATATAACATTAAAAATGTAGTTGTTGCAAGGCTTCTCCCATTTTCTTCCCTTGTAGTGACAAAGTTTGCTCGCGGGTTTTATTACCTTAAAAAATATAAAAAAAGATATAAAAAATGAGAAAATTACAAGCGAGTTTGCTCGTGAGCAGTGAAGAATGACAAAGTTTGCTCGTGGAAGGTAATGAGTATTCATACGCAGGGTATAACCTACGGGAGGAAATATCGAAACCACCTACACATACGAGTTATACAGGCTTACGAGGGATTAAAACTGCGTCCGGATTTAATAATTTATACATTCTTATATGCTTTTTTACACAACAAAAAACCGCCAAAGGGAATTCTCCCCCCTGACGGTTGGCGCTTGCGATAAGCAAACTTTGTAATTGTAAACAAACTCGTGTGTAATGAAACAACATATTATCTCTTTGAGAATTGAGGTGCTCTTCTTGCTTTCTTTAGACCGTATTTCTTTCTCTCTTTCATCCTTGGATCTCTTGTTAAGAAGCCAGCTTTCTTCAATATAGGCTTTAACTCTTCATTAGAATTTACTAAAGCTCTTGCGATACCATGTCTGATAGCTCCAGCTTGCCCAGTAAATCCGCCGCCTTTAACATTTACAAATACATCATATTTGTCTAATGTATCAGTTATAACTAAAGGCTCTTTAACAAGAACTTTTAGTGTATCATAATCAAAGTATTCATTAATGTCTCTTTTATTTATTATAATATTACCTGTACCTGGTAATAATCTAACTCTAGCTACTGAGGTCTTTCTTCTTCCTGTTCCTATATATTGTACATTAGCCACTTACAGTCCTCCCTTCTTTAGGCTCAATTAAAATTCATATACTTCTGGTTTCTGAGCTTCATGATTATGTTCTGAACCGCTATATATCTTTAATTTTTTGATCATTTTTCT from Tepidimicrobium xylanilyticum carries:
- a CDS encoding ABC transporter ATP-binding protein — protein: MDKEKININVWRNFAQLIRSQGKNIVFLFIIMIGVGVLDSVFPLFSKYVIDNFIAKNTLHGLDKFILIFLSIILIQGINVFLFLVLAGKIETNISYDIRKMGFEKLQLLPLSYYDKKAVGWLMARMTSDINRISETISWGLVDFSWGIAMMLAIVIAMFNLNVKLALIALTVVPPLAITSAYFQKKILKAQREVRKINSKITAAYNEDISGAKTTKVLVREDINLEEFSLITEDMLKASIRATIISSLYIPIVLVLGSIGTALVLNAGGKNVIMGSISYGTLVAFISYTMQFFEPIRQLAIIFAEVQSAQASAERVFSLLDEKPSITDRRDVVVKYGDLFNPIKENWPEIKGEIEFRNVSFAYENGKEVLKDFNLKVKPGETIALVGETGSGKSTIVNLLCRFYESTSGKILIDGIDYKDMPQVWIHENLGYVLQTPHLFSGTIKENIKYGNLNATEEDIIRASKLANCHEFIMEMEKGYDSPVGEGGSLLSTGQKQLISFARALIRQPKILVLDEATSSIDTETEKMIQDAIEKILEGKTSFIIAHRLSTIRNANRILVIKDGKIIEEGDHETLIDRKGYYYNLYVNQFIKEKSMEMLG
- a CDS encoding ABC transporter ATP-binding protein — its product is MAYKVEGITKYYGNLKVLDNISIDFESNKTTCILGPSGCGKTTLLNIIAGIIPMDSGQIIGFKDERISYVFQEDRLIKWKNVKENLEFVLRGNMDRKQMENIIDKYLKLVNLEEYKYYYPKKLSGGMRQKVSILRAFAYPSNVLIMDEPFKSLDIKSKSVVMQFFKQLRDIENKTCILVTHDIEEALELGDKIVMLTQKPTKVKKVVNKNIKDARKLIESYFDIMPLK
- a CDS encoding ABC transporter permease; protein product: MKIYSLKGRKFSLISKGIIIIFWTLLSRIVDNEVIFPTVKSTIASLINIIKGRYFFSIIKYSLFRSLVGFIISLVLAIFIGVLASVFKMVHHLMVPVTNFLSSVPTMAIIILALIWLDNEVVPLFVGFIMIFPILYETVLKSIKNVDKDIIEMARFYKVDRIYIIKYIYIPSILYSLSNVFSSTLGLNLKMVIAGEALSQPNYGIGNSLQLEKTYLNTSAVFAWIIIILLISKLLEFILNRLDNLFHINDWKG
- a CDS encoding ABC transporter substrate-binding protein, yielding MKKKCLIILLMLVFLIAFMSGCKSQEVQMQETATKSEETQKSQEPITIEFCFRDGIPALTVAKLMKDNPVIDENINIDFEIQKSPDLLVTKILKEEADIAIVPSNLAAQAYNKGLSYKLMGTATWGSMYLVSTEDVEGFEDLIGKEVCAFGKGLTPDLVLRFVLSQNGIQPDEDVKITYLNAASEVGPAFLSGKFNLALLSEPLATNILMKKEDAKIVLDLNEEWSHIAGTKSGFPQASLIMKSDLIENNKEFVDEFIKLYEESIKWAKENPEELGDISEELELGVGKEPIIKGIERMNIGSFSIEDSREEYNVYFEAIMDFSPDFIGGKIPDEDLFFER
- a CDS encoding phosphatase PAP2 family protein gives rise to the protein MERSLILLNAVLIAIFLIIGIMVRGSKEGIIFDQFIMEYIHDKVTPSGIKVMKKITYLGSAYFFILMGIMILLYMLKGKRKREIYLLFLSTIGSYGLNVILKNIFIRTRPLEFFLIEQGGYSFPSGHAMVSMTFYSTMTYLITRKINNRGLKTMIWLLNFIIIALIGLSRIYLGVHWPTDVLMGFIVGLIFTHGSIKTMRSNK
- the lpdA gene encoding dihydrolipoyl dehydrogenase, with the protein product MTKNIAVIGAGPGGYVAAIRGAQLGANIYLIEEREIGGTCLNRGCIPTKTYFRNAEIMRDLRRAEEFGITVENYRLDGKALQERKRQVVNQLVKGIEQLISSYKNIEFIPGKAQIKNEKTIIVNLKDGNTREITVDNIVIATGSKPTMTETKGVDLEGVITSDDLLEMEEIPETLIVIGGGVIGLEFASIYQELGSKVILLASRILKNVDMELTRRLPMFFKKQGMETYVDIRAKEIVKEGDKLKVIARYKNKDEEIEVIGDKVLIASGRGPVVEGLNLNDIGVEYDHNGIKVDENFETTVKGIYAIGDVNDLGIQLAHVASAQGVYVMEKIMGLTPDINLDIYPNCVFTLPEVAYVGSTEGELKEKGIDYKVSKFLFAANGKALSLGEGEGFIKVFASKRDNRVLGVTILGPHANDLIHEGALAIANGMDVDSITRTIHAHPTLSEAFMEAVHGLDDKAIHMAPPRKRR
- the gcvPB gene encoding aminomethyl-transferring glycine dehydrogenase subunit GcvPB, which codes for MRRTMYDKLIFELSKPGRKAYKLPENDVDNMALEELIPGEFLNTKELNLPEVSEVDIIRHYTNLSNKNFGVDTGFYPLGSCTMKYNPKINEDMANLDGFKNIHPLQPEETVQGALKLMYELDKALCEISGMDKMTLQPAAGAHGELTGLMLIKAYHEHRGDTKRTKIIVPDSAHGTNPASAVMAGFDTIEIKSTEEGLVDIESLKAALSDEVAGLMLTNPNTLGLFEREICEIARLVHEAGGLVYYDGANANAILGQVRPGDMGFDVVHFNLHKTFSTPHGGGGPGSGPVGVKSILLDYLPTPTVEKDGDRYYLNYDVPHSVGRMKDFYGHFSILVRAYTYILTMGRDGLKRVSEMAVLNANYLAKKLKDHYNLPEDTIYKHEFVMAGLKGDLSEVTTLDVAKRLLDYGYHPPTVYFPLIVREALMVEPTETESKETLDEFADILIKIAEEAKENPEILKEAPHNTPVRRVNETQAARNPVLKYEG